One part of the Humulus lupulus chromosome 9, drHumLupu1.1, whole genome shotgun sequence genome encodes these proteins:
- the LOC133801506 gene encoding rop guanine nucleotide exchange factor 14, producing MMMMMMRRRRRLSCCSGEREISMDFDEHEINGNERVMTYDGLENSIRINQTYENETDSLDDDGDDELSCSSTKDVFGSFPPKWEMSSESPSHISLKEKSLSFSIDSSEVDAMRERFANLLLGEDITGGCKGLTSALALSNAITNLAARVFGELWKLEPLPDERKSVWRKEMDWLLSPTKYMVELVPAKQNGANGRMLEIMTPKARADIHMNLPALQKLDSMLIEALDSMVSTEFWYAEGGSRAEGRSKNAPKGSKRWWLPMPQVPDSGLSDSARKKLIKQGGVVHQVFKAARSINQSVLFEMPVPTIIGVALPKSGKASLSEGLYKVLTAESRSAEEMLKSLNLKSEHSALDVINRLEAAVFSWNERIREQGSGDSPVRASWSTFIKDPMSELDRMELLLDRAEALIQQLKTKYPNLPQTFLDATKIQYGKDIGHSILEAYSRVLGNLAFSILCRIGDVMREDAASNPSAATCCFAGVLLNVTNNYSSVRFDGVDGTPHSTSTSTPSTVTSATSNSSRSSSSSISISSGTCDSEYNSYCDAKPSPSVSSTPSRRRVWCIGREACVSVSPPNSP from the exons atgatgatgatgatgatgagaaggagaaggagaCTTTCATGTTGCAGTGGAGAAAGAGAAATTAGCATGGACTTTGATGAGCATGAGATTAATGGAAATGAGA GAGTTATGACTTATGATGGCCTTGAAAATTCCATTCGCATCAATCAAACATATGAAAATGAAACTGACTCATTGGacgatgatggtgatgatgagtTGAGTTGTTCTTCCACCAAAGATGTTTTTGGATCATTCCCTCCCAAATGGGAGATGTCATCAGAGAGCCCCAGTCATATCTCTCTCAAAGAGAAGAGTCTTTCTTTTTCCATTGATTCCTCAGAGGTGGATGCCATGAGAGAAAGATTTGCAAATCTCTTATTGGGTGAAGACATCACAGGAGGGTGCAAGGGCCTCACCTCAGCTTTAGCTTTGTCTAATGCTATCACAAATCTAGCAG CAAGAGTGTTTGGAGAGTTGTGGAAATTGGAACCTCTGCCAGATGAAAGGAAGAGCGTGTGGAGAAAGGAAATGGACTGGTTGCTCTCTCCTACCAAATATATGGTTGAGTTAGTTCCAGCTAAACAAAATGGTGCCAATGGTCGGATGCTAGAG ATAATGACCCCCAAAGCCCGTGCAGATATCCACATGAATCTCCCAGCACTTCAAAAGTTAGACTCCATGCTTATT GAGGCTCTTGATTCAATGGTGAGTACTGAGTTCTGGTACGCCGAAGGCGGTAGCAGGGCAGAAGGAAGGAGCAAAAATGCACCAAAGGGCAGCAAACGATGGTGGCTCCCCATGCCCCAAGTGCCAGACTCCGGCCTTTCTGATTCGGCAAGGAAGAAGTTGATTAAGCAGGGAGGGGTGGTTCATCAAGTATTCAAAGCAGCAAGATCGATCAATCAAAGTGTTTTGTTTGAAATGCCTGTGCCCACCATTATAGGGGTTGCACTTCCCAAG TCAGGAAAGGCAAGCCTAAGCGAGGGTCTTTACAAGGTCTTGACAGCAGAATCAAGATCAGCAGAGGAAATGCTCAAGTCCCTCAATTTGAAATCTGAACACAGCGCCCTCGATGTGATCAACAGGTTGGAAGCTGCTGTGTTTTCGTGGAATGAGAGAATTCGAGAACAAGGAAGTGGCGATTCCCCTGTACGAGCATCATGGTCGACCTTCATAAAAGATCCCATGTCTGAGCTTGATAGGATGGAATTACTATTGGACCGAGCAGAAGCTCTTATACAGCAGCTCAAGACCAAATACCCCAACCTACCCCAAACATTTCTTGATGCTACAAAAATCCAGTATGGCAAG GATATTGGACATTCAATCCTGGAAGCATATTCCCGAGTTCTTGGAAACTTGGCATTCAGCATACTTTGTAGAATTGGAGATGTTATGAGGGAAGATGCTGCAAGCAATCCCAGCGCAGCAACATGTTGCTTTGCTGGGGTATTACTCAATGTCACTAACAACTACTCATCAGTAAGATTTGATGGTGTAGATGGCACTCCACAttctacttctacttctactccATCAACAGTCACTAGTGCTACTAGTaatagcagtagaagtagtagcagtagtatcaGTATCAGTAGTGGTACCTGTGATTCAGAATATAATTCCTACTGTGATGCAAAACCAAGCCCATCTGTGAGCTCCACGCCTAGTCGACGCCGAGTGTGGTGCATTGGTAGAGAAGCTTGTGTCAGTGTATCCCCTCCAAATTCTCCTTGA